The sequence below is a genomic window from Curtobacterium sp. MCPF17_002.
AACATCGTCGTCTCCATCCCGGGCAAGCCCGACAAGGCGACGATCGACCGCATCGAGGCCGCCGCGAAGCTGACGTTCCGCCCGGTGCTCTACACCGAGGCAGCGACGAGCTCCTCGGTCGGCGGCGACAGCAGCTCCTCCGCGTCCCCGACGCCGTACTCGCCGCCCGCGTCGCTCGCCGCGACGCCGAGCGCGAAGCCGTCGAACGCGAGCGACCTGAACTGGGTCACGCCGAAGCTGCAGGACCTGTACACGAACTACGACTGCAAGGCGCCGGACGACGTCACGACGGCACCCGATGACGAGCCCCTCGTCACCTGCGACCAGGACGGTGCCGCGAAGTACATCCTCGGTCCGGTCGAGGTCTCCGGGTCGAACATCAGCAACGCCACGTCCGGTCTCGCCACCGACTCGCAGGGCACGTCGACGGGCCAGTGGGCCGTCAACCTGAGCTTCAACGGCGACGGCACGAAGGACTTCCGCGAGGTCACCAACCGTCTCGTCTCGCTGGCGGCTCCGCAGAACCAGTTCGCGATCGTCCTCGACGGGTCCGTGATCACCGCACCGTCGACGAACTCGGCGATCACCAACGGCAAGGCGCAGATCACCGGCAGCTTCACCGCCGACTCCGCGAAGACCCTCGCCGACCAGCTGAAGTACGGCGCCCTGCCGATCAACTTCCAGGTGCAGTCGAACGAGAACATCTCCGCGACGCTCGGCACCGCCCAGCTCGTCGGCGGTCTCGTCGCCGGACTGATCGGCCTCATCCTGGTCATCATCTACTCGGTGATCCAGTACCGGGCACTCGCGTTCGTCACGGTGCTCTCGCTCGGGGTCGCCGGTGTGCTCACGTACCTGGTGATCGCGATCATGTCCTGGCGCGTCGACTACCGCCTCTCGCTCGCCGGGGTCGCGGGGTTGATCGTGGCGATCGGCATCACGGCGGACTCGTTCATCGTCTACTTCGAGCGCATCCGCGACGAACTGCGGGACGGCCGTGGCCTCGAGAGCGCCGTGGAGTCCGGGTGGAAGCGCGCACTCCGCACGATCCTGGCGTCCGACTCGATCAACTTCCTCGCCGCCATCGTGCTGTACATCCTCGCGGTGAGCGACGTGAAGGGCTTCGCGTTCACGCTGCTCCTCACGACCCTCATCGACGTCGTCGTGGTCGTGATGTTCACGCACCCGATGATGCAGATCATCGCCCGCAGCCGCTTCTTCGGCGAGGGGCACAAGTTCAGCGGGCTCGATCCGGCAGCACTCGGCGCCGTCTACCGGGGGAGAGCGCAGTTCCGCGCCCCCGTGGTCGACGGCAAGCGCCAGCGCAGTGCCGGTGAGGCCCAGCGTCGACAGACGATCGCGGAGCGGAAGGCCCAGCAGGGCTCCGTCGACAACGGCACCACGCCGGACGGGAAGGACGACTGATGGCCAGCTTCAGCCAGTTCGGCAGCGACCTCTACACGGGGAAGCGTTCGTACGACATCGTCGGCCGGCGCAAGACCTGGTACCTCATCGCGGTCATCGCCATCGTGATCGCGCTCGCGGTGCCGTGGCTCCGCGGCGGGTACCAGCTCGGCATCGAGTTCACCGGCGGGTCGGAGTTCACCCTCTCCGACGTGAAGACCCTCGACCAGAACCTCGCGACCGAGACCGTCGAGTCGATCGTCCCCGACGGTGTCCCGCGCGTCTCGCAGCTCGGCCAGCACGGCATCCGCGTGCAGACCGGGCAGCTCACCGACCGTGAGACGACCGAGGTGCAGGACGCCCTCGCGAAGGCGTACGACGTCCCCGAGGACCGGGTCGCGGCGACGTTCATCGGTGCGACCTGGGGTGCCGACGTGCTCAACCAGGCCATCCGCGGCCTCGTGATCTTCCTCGCCCTGGCCGCCGTGTTCATGGCCGTCTACTTCCGCACGTGGAAGATGTCGGTCTCCGCGATGGTGGCGCTCCTCCACGACCTCCTCATCACCGCCGGCGTGTACGGCATCGTGGGGCTCGAGGTCACCCCGGCGGCGGTGATCGGCTTCCTCACGATCCTCGGGTACTCGCTGTACGACACCGTGGTGGTGTTCGACAAGGTGCGCGAGAACACGAGTCAGGAATCGCACCGCACCTTCGTGCAGTCGGTGAACCTCGCGGTCAACCAGACCCTCGTCCGGTCGATCAACACCTCGGTCGTGGCCCTGCTTCCGGTCGCGGCGATCCTCTTCATCGGGTCGTACATCCTCGGCGCCGGCACGCTCCGCGACATCTCGCTCGCGCTCTTCATCGGCATCATCGTCGGCACCTACTCGACGATCTTCATCGCGTCGCCGATGTACGCCCACCTGCGCGAGAACGAGCCGAAGGTCAAGCAGGCTGACGCCAAGAAGCAGCAGGCCGCGGCGAAGCGCCGGCGCGAGGTCGACGCGACGGCGGAGGTCTGATGCCGATCCAGATCGACGAGATCGACGTCGCCGAGGCGCTCCGCCGTCTCGAGTCCGGTTCGCGCCTGTTCGACGTGCGCGAGCCGGGGGAGTGGGACGAGGTCCACGCTCCCCAGGCCACCCTCGTGCCGATGTCCGAGCTGGTCGCCCGGTGGAAGGAGATCGACGGCGGGGACGAGCCGGCGATCATCGTCTGCCACTCCGGCGCTCGTTCGGCCCGCGTCGTGGCCGCCCTCGAGCAGTCGGGGGTGCCGGCGGTCAACCTCGCCGGCGGCATGGTCGCGTGGGAGCAGACGGGCGCACCGGTGGTCCGGCCCGGCGCCGACGCCCACGCCGATGCCGGTGCCGACGCCCACGGCGAACCCCGTCACGAGCACTGACCCGGCGCGCGTAGTCTTGTCGGATCGAGGCCGGACCGAGTCCCTGGGAGGCGCATCATGACGGACACCCGTGAATCCACGCCCCAGGACTCCGCGCGCGACGCGGCCGCCTCCCGGTCCGACCAGGTCGCGAGCCGCCCGGGTTCCGCGCCGCGGCCCTCCAGCCCCCTCGGCCCGAACACCACCGGCAACCTCGGTTCCCTCCGGTCGCTGCTGCCCCGGCTCTTCTCGCGTGCCCAGCCAGCCGGTGCCGTCGACACCCTGATCCGCACGGTCCGTTCGCACCACCCGAAGGCCGACGTCACCCTCATCGAGCGTGCCTACTCGGTCGCCGAGCGTGCCCACGACGGGCAGAAGCGGAAGTCCGGCGAGCCGTACATCACGCACCCGGTCGCGGTCGCGCAGATCCTCGCCGACCTCGGCATCGGCACGATCACGATCGCCGCGGCCCTGCTGCACGACACGGTGGAGGACACCGACTACCAGCTCGACCAGCTGCGCGCGGACTTCGGCGACGAGATCGCCATGCTCGTCGACGGCGTCACCAAGCTCGACAAGGTCAAGTACGGCGACAGCGCGCAGGCGGAGACCGTCCGCAAGATGGTCATCGCGATGTCGAAGGACATCCGGGTGCTCGTCATCAAGCTGGCCGACCGACTGCACAACGCCCGCACGTGGGGCTTCGTCGAGTCCACCTCCGCGACGCGGAAGGCGAAGGAGACGCTCGAGATCTACGCGCCGCTCGCGCACCGTCTCGGCATCCAGATGATCAAGCTGGAGCTCGAGGACCTCTCGTTCGCGGTGCTCCACCCGAAGCTCTACGTCGAGATCGACAGCCTCGTCAAGGAACGGCAGCCGAAGCGCGAGCAGTTCGTGCAGAACGTCATCGGCACCCTCAAGAAGGACCTCAAGGCAGCGAAGGTCCGCGGCGACGTGATGGGCCGGCCGAAGCAGTACTACTCGATCTACCAGAAGATGATCGTCCGCGGCCGCGAGTTCGACGAGATCTACGACCTCGTCGGCATCCGCGTCCTCGTGCCGACCGTGCGCGACTGCTACGCGATGCTCGGTTCGGTGCACGCGCGGTGGACCCCGCTGCCGGGTCGCTTCAAGGACTACATCGCGACCCCGAAGTTCAACCTGTACCAGTCGCTGCACACCACGGTCCTCGGGCCGCAGGGGCGTGCCGTCGAGATCCAGATCCGCACGCACGAGATGCACCAGCGTGCCGAGTTCGGTGTCGCCGCGCACTGGAAGTACAAGCAGCGCGCGGCCGGACGCGACGTCGACGCTTCCTCGGCGACCGACCAGGACATGGCGTGGCTCGCGCACATCACGGACTGGCAGGCGGAGACGAGCGACCCGGGCGAGTTCCTCGACTCCCTGCGGTACGAGATCGGCGCGAAGGAGACCTACGTCTTCACGCCGCAGGGCAAGGTCATCGGCCTGCCCTCCGGTGCGACCCCGGTCGACTTCGCGTACGCCGTGCACACCGAGATCGGGCACCGCACGATGGGCGCCAAGGTCAACGGTCGACTGGTCCCGCTCGAGAGCGCGCTGTCGAGCGGTGACGTCGTCGAGATCTTCACGTCGAAGAACCCCGACTCCGGCCCCAGCCAGGACTGGCTGACCTTCGTCCGCAGCCCCCGGGCCCGCAACAAGATCAAGCAGTGGTTCACCAAGGAGCGCCGCGAAGAGGCGATCGAGCAGGGCCGCGACGCCATCGCCCGGGCGATGCGCAAGCAGAACCTGCCGCTCCAGCGCATCATGAGCCAGGACTCCATCTCCGAAGTGGCGTCCTCGATGCGGTACGACGACGTGTCCGCCCTGTACGCCGCCATCGGCGAGGGCCACGTGTCGACCCAGTCCGTGATCGAGAAGGTCCTCGGCAACGTCCAGACCGACACCGAGACGGACGAACCCGAGCTCGCGTTCCCGCGGCAGGTCACCAGCCGGCAGCTGCGCAACAGCGACAGCGGCGTGCTGGTCCGTGGCGCTCCGGACATCCTCGTCAAGCTCGCGAAGTGCTGCACGCCGGTGCCGGGCGACCAGATCGTCGGGTTCATCACCCGCGGCCAGGGCGTCTCGGTGCACCAGGCGTCCTGCACGAACGTGAAGTCGCTCATGAACGAGCCCGACCGGATGATCGAGGTCGAGTGGGCCCCGTCGTCGAAGTCGGTGTTCCTGGTCCAGATCCAGATCGAGGCGCTCGATCGGTCGGGCCTCCTCAGCGACGTCACACGGGTCCTCACCGACCACCACGTGAACATCCTGTCGGCGACGGTGTCGACGTCGTCCGACCGTCTGGCGCTCAGCCGCTTCGTGTTCGAGATGGGCGACACCACGCACCTCGACCGCGTGCTGAACGCCGTCCGTCGCATCGACGCGGTGTACGACGTGTACCGCGTCAGCGCCGGCTGACCGGAGCGGGCACCGCCGCGGCCCGAGCGGGTTGCTGCAGGGCGCGCAGCCGCCGCTCGGCCTGCCGGACCATCGGCACCGTCCCGAGGCTCCTGAGGCGCTCCACGATCTCTGCGCTGCTGACCGCGCCGATGGCCAGGAGCCCGTGCACCGCGGATGCCTCGGCGCCGCCGAAGGCCCCCGCCGTCGCGCCGGGGGACCGCAGCAGGTCGACGGCGGTCCGCGCCGGGACCGTCACGCGGAGCGCTCCGAGGCGGGCGATGTCGTCGTCGTCGATCCGGACCGCGCGCAGTCGGACGTCGGCCTCGACGTGCACGCGCACCTGCAGCGGGATGCACGCTTCGACCGGTGCCGGGAGGCGTGAGGCGGCGCCCCAGATCCACGCCGCCGTCAGTGTGCTCGCGATGAGCCGAGCGTCCCGCAGGACCCAGGCCGCCGCGGCGGCCCGCAGCTCGGGCGTCTGCGGCTCTGCGGGCGAGGCCCAGCACGGCCCGACGGCCACGAGCTCGCCGGCGAGCACCGCGCTCCGCAGTTCGGACTCCGGCCAGTCGTCGCTGGTCAGGAGTCGCGAGCGGGCCACCCGCACATCCTGCCCCACGCTCCTCCGCGCACCGCACCGCCTGTGGAGAGCGCGTGGCGCGGTCCGGTGGACGGTACCGACCGACGGGCCTGGAGGCGCGGTGCGGGCCCGCACCGCGCCTCCAGGCCGTCAGTGGTCACGTCCACCGCCGCCGGCCGCGTCCGAGACTCGGCCATGCGGACGAAACGCGCGTCGCCGGACCCGCGAACTGTCCGCCCAGGCGAGACTCGGCCGGCCGAGCGCGCAGCGCGCGCAGCGCGGAACGTCAGCGCAGGACGTCGGCGCGGTGCACGAGCGCAGCGGCGCCGATGAGCGGGCCGTCCTGCGAGAGCCCCGTCGGCACGATGCGCACCTTGGTGACGAACCCGAACTCGACGCGCTCGGCGACCGCCTGCCGCGCGTACTCGAACAGGTCGGGCGTGACGTGCGAGAAGCCGCCGCCGATGGCCACGACCTCGAGGTCGACGAGGCTCGTCGCGGCGGCGATCGCCTGCCCGAGCGCGCGACCGCTCCGCTGGACGGCCGCGACCGCGATCTCGTCGCCGGCTGCGTAGGCCGCCGACAGTTCCTCACCGGTGGTGCCGGTGAAGCCCTGCCGCTGCGCCCAGGCGACGGTCTTCGGGCCGCTGGCGATCGCCTCGAGGCAGCCGGTGCCGCCGCAGGCGCAGTGGTCGTCGAAGCCACCGCACTCGACGTGGCCGATGTGCCCCGCGTTGCCGGTCGGGCCGCTCACGGTGCGGCCGTGCAGGATCAGGCCGCCGCCGACGCCGGTCGAGACGATCATGCCCATCACGTGGTCGTGGCCCTGTGCGGCACCGATCCAGTGCTCGGCGAGCGTGATCGCCAGGCCGTCCATGCGGA
It includes:
- a CDS encoding type IV toxin-antitoxin system AbiEi family antitoxin, with the protein product MARSRLLTSDDWPESELRSAVLAGELVAVGPCWASPAEPQTPELRAAAAAWVLRDARLIASTLTAAWIWGAASRLPAPVEACIPLQVRVHVEADVRLRAVRIDDDDIARLGALRVTVPARTAVDLLRSPGATAGAFGGAEASAVHGLLAIGAVSSAEIVERLRSLGTVPMVRQAERRLRALQQPARAAAVPAPVSRR
- a CDS encoding rhodanese-like domain-containing protein, with protein sequence MPIQIDEIDVAEALRRLESGSRLFDVREPGEWDEVHAPQATLVPMSELVARWKEIDGGDEPAIIVCHSGARSARVVAALEQSGVPAVNLAGGMVAWEQTGAPVVRPGADAHADAGADAHGEPRHEH
- a CDS encoding ROK family protein; this encodes MSTTAPQTTPLALAVDLGGTKVEAALVTDEGVILPATRFRSPTGPQRTSEELQAAVDEVVTAAIAALPADATLIGVGIGSAGPVDEEHGLVSPLNMPVWRGYPLRDRVAAHVPDGVPVTLRMDGLAITLAEHWIGAAQGHDHVMGMIVSTGVGGGLILHGRTVSGPTGNAGHIGHVECGGFDDHCACGGTGCLEAIASGPKTVAWAQRQGFTGTTGEELSAAYAAGDEIAVAAVQRSGRALGQAIAAATSLVDLEVVAIGGGFSHVTPDLFEYARQAVAERVEFGFVTKVRIVPTGLSQDGPLIGAAALVHRADVLR
- the secD gene encoding protein translocase subunit SecD, with protein sequence MARSTPVKKAIRSLTWLVILMAVLAGLNTAASILAGSTKDDSGKWFEGASWVPELALDLQGGTQLTLAAQNTEGGSVTNQQLDQAVNIIRQRINATGVSESQINTQGTNNIVVSIPGKPDKATIDRIEAAAKLTFRPVLYTEAATSSSVGGDSSSSASPTPYSPPASLAATPSAKPSNASDLNWVTPKLQDLYTNYDCKAPDDVTTAPDDEPLVTCDQDGAAKYILGPVEVSGSNISNATSGLATDSQGTSTGQWAVNLSFNGDGTKDFREVTNRLVSLAAPQNQFAIVLDGSVITAPSTNSAITNGKAQITGSFTADSAKTLADQLKYGALPINFQVQSNENISATLGTAQLVGGLVAGLIGLILVIIYSVIQYRALAFVTVLSLGVAGVLTYLVIAIMSWRVDYRLSLAGVAGLIVAIGITADSFIVYFERIRDELRDGRGLESAVESGWKRALRTILASDSINFLAAIVLYILAVSDVKGFAFTLLLTTLIDVVVVVMFTHPMMQIIARSRFFGEGHKFSGLDPAALGAVYRGRAQFRAPVVDGKRQRSAGEAQRRQTIAERKAQQGSVDNGTTPDGKDD
- a CDS encoding bifunctional (p)ppGpp synthetase/guanosine-3',5'-bis(diphosphate) 3'-pyrophosphohydrolase; protein product: MTDTRESTPQDSARDAAASRSDQVASRPGSAPRPSSPLGPNTTGNLGSLRSLLPRLFSRAQPAGAVDTLIRTVRSHHPKADVTLIERAYSVAERAHDGQKRKSGEPYITHPVAVAQILADLGIGTITIAAALLHDTVEDTDYQLDQLRADFGDEIAMLVDGVTKLDKVKYGDSAQAETVRKMVIAMSKDIRVLVIKLADRLHNARTWGFVESTSATRKAKETLEIYAPLAHRLGIQMIKLELEDLSFAVLHPKLYVEIDSLVKERQPKREQFVQNVIGTLKKDLKAAKVRGDVMGRPKQYYSIYQKMIVRGREFDEIYDLVGIRVLVPTVRDCYAMLGSVHARWTPLPGRFKDYIATPKFNLYQSLHTTVLGPQGRAVEIQIRTHEMHQRAEFGVAAHWKYKQRAAGRDVDASSATDQDMAWLAHITDWQAETSDPGEFLDSLRYEIGAKETYVFTPQGKVIGLPSGATPVDFAYAVHTEIGHRTMGAKVNGRLVPLESALSSGDVVEIFTSKNPDSGPSQDWLTFVRSPRARNKIKQWFTKERREEAIEQGRDAIARAMRKQNLPLQRIMSQDSISEVASSMRYDDVSALYAAIGEGHVSTQSVIEKVLGNVQTDTETDEPELAFPRQVTSRQLRNSDSGVLVRGAPDILVKLAKCCTPVPGDQIVGFITRGQGVSVHQASCTNVKSLMNEPDRMIEVEWAPSSKSVFLVQIQIEALDRSGLLSDVTRVLTDHHVNILSATVSTSSDRLALSRFVFEMGDTTHLDRVLNAVRRIDAVYDVYRVSAG
- the secF gene encoding protein translocase subunit SecF — encoded protein: MASFSQFGSDLYTGKRSYDIVGRRKTWYLIAVIAIVIALAVPWLRGGYQLGIEFTGGSEFTLSDVKTLDQNLATETVESIVPDGVPRVSQLGQHGIRVQTGQLTDRETTEVQDALAKAYDVPEDRVAATFIGATWGADVLNQAIRGLVIFLALAAVFMAVYFRTWKMSVSAMVALLHDLLITAGVYGIVGLEVTPAAVIGFLTILGYSLYDTVVVFDKVRENTSQESHRTFVQSVNLAVNQTLVRSINTSVVALLPVAAILFIGSYILGAGTLRDISLALFIGIIVGTYSTIFIASPMYAHLRENEPKVKQADAKKQQAAAKRRREVDATAEV